GGACCGACTCGAACATGCTGGCTCCTCTGGGTGGGACGCCCTCACCGGGCGCGACGACGACGACGGCGCCGGCACCCCCCGGGTCGGGGGCGTGCCGGCGCCGTGAGGTCGCTACTTGTCGTCGCCGGAGGCCACGGTCCTCTTGCCGTAGCGGGCCTGGAAGCGGGCGACCCGGCCGCCGGTGTCCATGATCTTCTGCTTGCCGGTGTAGAAGGGGTGGCAGGCGCTGCAGACGTCGGCGTGGATCTGACCGCTCTTCGCGGTGCTGCGGGTGGTGAACGTGTTCCCGCAGGTGCAGGTCACCTCGGTCACCACGTAGTCCGGGTGGATGTCGCTCTTCACAGGGGCTCCTTCGGTGTGGAGGTCGCCGGGTCGCGACGCCGAGCGCGCACGCGTGAACCGGAACCGTCGTCCAGTGTGCCAGAGGGACCGGCACGCTCCCCAAACGCACGGGGCGCGGCCGGCCTTCCCGGGTCAGT
This DNA window, taken from Kineosporiaceae bacterium SCSIO 59966, encodes the following:
- the rpmE gene encoding 50S ribosomal protein L31 translates to MKSDIHPDYVVTEVTCTCGNTFTTRSTAKSGQIHADVCSACHPFYTGKQKIMDTGGRVARFQARYGKRTVASGDDK